GTTCCACACGTTCGTGTACGACGGCCCGATCTTCCGCCGCCGCATCGCCGTCCACCGCGGCGAAGTCGTCGAGCGCGACGGCTTCGTGTTCGCGGACCTGCTTCCGGAGTGACCCGCAAAGCCGGCGGCGCGCCGCAGGAAGCTCGCGGCGCGCCGCGCCCGTCTCATCCCCGCGCCCAGGTCAACCCCGGGGCAGTTGCGCGCCGTTGGCGAGCTGCTCCTCGGCGAAACGGATCAGGCGGCGGACCATCTGGCCGCCGATGTGGCCGCCGAGAACGCCGGCCTGGCGCGCCGTGAGCTCGCCGTTGTAGCCGCGCTGCAACGGCACGCCGAGCTCCTGCGCCAGTTCGAACTTGAGATCCTCGTATGAGCGTCCCGCGGCGGCGAAGGCCGAAGATCCCCCTTCGCCCGGCG
This region of Clostridia bacterium genomic DNA includes:
- a CDS encoding ATP-binding protein gives rise to the protein FHTFVYDGPIFRRRIAVHRGEVVERDGFVFADLLPE
- a CDS encoding alpha/beta-type small acid-soluble spore protein is translated as MIGRPLDQLKYQVTAELLGRPFDFETAEELAPGEGGSSAFAAAGRSYEDLKFELAQELGVPLQRGYNGELTARQAGVLGGHIGGQMVRRLIRFAEEQLANGAQLPRG